In Solanum lycopersicum chromosome 5, SLM_r2.1, the following are encoded in one genomic region:
- the LOC101268870 gene encoding putative late blight resistance protein homolog R1A-3 isoform X4: MDIGKENEGEIERLGSNSLQVSSALLREDIVDLKDFIQGLKNEQDQVEELKFLLACLQLCYYISDAEMSCISYEVHDLVQSLFHQSSGDDMMVKLTDHVVPRLLENITSFKISDHHHSAAMNEDQLDELLDVLLVNLHNLPKVRAELISPSITQYELLKNVFGNLRDFHRLKVNGCVHEFETIEYVLPQFQLMAERVGHFCFVLLSYHIDKTDEVNSMLVHLLLKIIPVSLDAMHLCCTNLKASKSEEVGFFIKHLLEASPDILRESLLHLQEHMVINALTPRASTCNIHVMIEFLLIILTDGLKAVIRHDKLFVLLARVIQLTKEVFVFFRNLEENMNEASGSNLNLLENIELLKVDLKNDFLKARADSSQLPFPMSDGPLFMTLLLTNLKDLAYSNAYSVSLIKEEIKQVKQDLEIIRSLFAYAEQELHKDLWTRVLDVAHEAEHVFNSILARDNGLVQLFFMLPDTVEKIKLVKKEVQEKLPKSSSIIVANAPKNPVERNSSSTVGKIIVGYEEETEWIIRKLTSGPAELDVISIVGMPGIGKTTLAYRLYNHKSIVDHYDVCAWCTVDQERNEKKLLQKIFNQVKGLEERSSENDIDDDVADKLRRRLCGQRYLIVLDDMWDTATLDELMRPFPEFHKGSRVILTSRKKEVALHGKCHTDPLYLRLLRSEESWELSEKKVFGEGRCPDELEDVEKRIARKCDGLPLVVDLIGGVISRKEKKEALWAEVLNDLSSSIFKDEEKVLKVIQLSYDHLSDHVKPCLVYLATYPKDKDIRMSELKDLWISQGLEMRSAEEVVDELISSSLVIPFDDSIFKIHDLVHDFCYIKSRKEKLFHFIGSSKPPYSSSSLDLMPRGVIIRGDTDLFDFDECFAPFDPEMKNPYVKHLLSLKVDDVTLHRKSSLKHLRLLKNLDLCGIKLPDSLLNEIGMLVHLKYLKIMMKAKVLPPSFSNLCNLETLMVNNGDLSCMMLSPCFFSLAMLRVVQMNLDAVFDPVITVLNEDLRLENLTTLHNLYLPGSEDMEDIFKRFPNLKNLQVCIREQIPEKIRFPRLDVLNELEQLIFSNSSRNPFAEYTHGFPLSLKILKLQGLTVTSDTLSRLPNLEELTLEHGIIEEGKEWNMEDHVAFQNLKSLKLSCLNGRLMQRNPFPCSRNYLYVDVISLWRSQTVLEILRH, encoded by the exons ATGGATataggaaaagaaaatgaaggagAAATAGAGAGATTAGGAAGCAACTCATTG CAGGTATCATCTGCTCTACTTCGCGAGGACATTGTCGATCTTAAGGATTTCATACAAGGGTTAAAGAATGAACAAGATCAAGTTGAAGAGCTGAAATTTTTGTTGGCATGTTTACAGCTATGTTATTACATTTCCGATGCTGAAATGTCCTGCATATCATATGAGGTTCATGATCTGGTTCAATCACTTTTTCATCAGAGTAGTGGAGATGACATGATGGTTAAATTAACGGATCATGTCGTTCCTCGCCTCCTTGAAAACATCACAAGTTTTAAAATCTCAGATCATCATCATTCTGCTGCCATGAATGAGGATCAGTTGGATGAACTTTTGGACGTGCTCCTCGTGAATCTCCATAACCTACCCAAGGTTCGTGCTGAGTTGATTTCCCCTTCAATTACTCAATATGAGCTTCTTAAGAATGTGTTTGGAAATTTACGAGATTTCCATAGGTTGAAAGTAAATGGTTGTGTtcatgagtttgagacaatcgAATATGTCTTACCGCAGTTTCAACTTATGGCGGAGAGAGTTGGAcacttctgttttgtacttttGTCTTATCATATTGATAAAACAGATGAAGTCAATTCCATGCTGGTCCATCTACTTTTGAAGATAATTCCGGTTTCACTGGATGCTATGCACCTATGTTGTACAAATTTGAAAGCTTCAAAGTCGGAAGAAGTTGGATTTTTCATCAAGCACCTCCTAGAAGCCTCTCCGGACATTCTTAGAGAATCTCTGCTTCATCTACAAGAGCACATGGTGATTAATGCTCTTACTCCTAGAGCTTCAACATGTAACATTCATGTCATGATAGAGTTCCTATTGATTATTCTTACTGATGGGCTCAAGGCCGTTATTCGTCATGACAAATTGTTTGTTCTCTTGGCACGTGTTATACAACTTACCAAGGAGGTATTTGTTTTTTTCCGTAACTTAGAAGAGAACATGAATGAAGCAAGTGGTTCAAATCTAAACTTGCTGGAAAACATTGAACTCCTGAAGGTTGATCTCAAGAATGATTTCTTAAAAGCTCGTGCAGACTCGTCTCAGCTCCCCTTCCCCATGAGTGATGGTCCGCTCTTCATGACTCTTCTGCTCACAAACTTAAAAGACTTGGCCTATTCCAATGCTTATTCAGTTTCTTTgataaaagaagaaattaagCAGGTGAAACAAGACCTGGAAATCATAAGATCGTTGTTCGCTTATGCTGAGCAAGAGTTGCATAAAGATCTTTGGACTCGTGTTTTAGATGTGGCACATGAGGCGGAACATGTCTTTAACTCAATTCTTGCCCGAGATAATGGTCTAGTTCAGCTTTTCTTCATGCTTCCTGATACCGTAGAAAAGATCAAGCTTGTCAAAAAAGAGGTGCAAGAGAAGCTCCCCAAGAGCAGCAGCATTATTGTTGCAAATGCTCCCAAAAATCCGGTTGAAAGAAACTCATCGAGTACAGTTGGTAAAATAATCGTAGGTTATGAGGAGGAGACAGAGTGGATAATTAGGAAGCTCACCAGTGGACCAGCTGAGTTAGATGTCATTTCCATAGTCGGCATGCCAGGGATTGGAAAAACTACTTTGGCTTACAGATTGTATAATCATAAGTCCATTGTTGATCATTACGATGTTTGTGCTTGGTGCACAGTCGACCAGGAACGTAATGAGAAAAAGTTGTTGCAGAAAATTTTCAATCAAGTTAAAGGTTTGGAAGAAAGATCCAGTGAGAATGACATAGATGATGACGTTGCTGATAAGCTGCGGAGACGACTATGTGGACAAAGGTACCTTATTGTCTTGGATGACATGTGGGATACTGCGACATTGGATGAACTAATGAGACCTTTTCCTGAATTTCATAAAGGAAGCAGAGTGATTTTAACAAGTCGGAAAAAGGAAGTTGCTTTGCATGGAAAATGCCACACTGATCCTCTTTATCTTCGATTGCTAAGATCAGAAGAAAGTTGGGAGTTATCAGAGAAAAAGGTATTCGGAGAAGGACGTTGCCCAGATGAACTAGAGGATGTCGAAAAAAGGATAGCTCGAAAGTGTGATGGTCTTCCTTTAGTAGTTGATCTAATCGGTGGAGTCATTTCAAGGAAGGAAAAGAAAGAGGCTTTGTGGGCTGAGGTTCTGAATGATTTGAGTTCCTCTATTTTTAAGGATGAAGAGAAAGTGTTGAAGGTTATACAAttaagttatgaccatttgtcAGATCACGTGAAGCCGTGTTTGGTTTATCTTGCAACTTATCCAAAGGACAAAGATATAAGGATGTCTGAGTTGAAAGATTTGTGGATTTCTCAAGGACTTGAGATGAGAAGTGCAGAAGAAGTAGTGGATGAGTTAATTTCAAGTAGTTTGGTGATACCTTTCGATGAttctattttcaaaattcatgatcttgTGCATGACTTTTGTTATATAAAATCTAGAAAGGAAAAGTTGTTTCACTTCATAGGAAGTTCAAAACCTCCgtattcctcttcttctttggATCTTATGCCACGTGGAGTTATCATTCGTGGTGATACAGATCTCTTTGATTTCGATGAATGTTTTGCTCCATTTGATCCAGAAATGAAGAATCCTTATGTTAAACACCTCCTCTCTCTGAAGGTCGATGATGTAACTCTTCACAGAAAAAGTAGCCTAAAACACTTGAGGCTTCTCAAAAATTTGGATTTGTGCGGCATAAAATTGCCAGATTCTTTGCTGAATGAAATCGGTATGCTCGttcatttgaagtacttaaaaATTATGATGAAGGCAAAAGTTCTCCCTCCGTCATTTTCAAATCTCTGCAATCTAGAAACTCTCATGGTGAATAACGGGGATCTGTCATGCATGATGCTATCACCTTGTTTTTTCAGTCTCGCAATGCTACGAGTTGTGCAGATGAATTTGGATGCTGTGTTTGATCCGGTCATCACTGTGTTAAATGAGGATTTAAGGTTAGAAAATTTGACAACATTACATAATCTCTACCTTCCCGGTTCAGAAGACATGGAGGATATTTTCAAAAGGTTTCCTAATCTTAAAAACCTTCAAGTCTGTATCAGAGAACAAATACCAGAGAAGATACGTTTTCCAAGATTGGATGTCCTTAATGAACTTGAACAACTCATTTTCTCTAATTCTTCTCGGAATCCATTCGCTGAATATACACATGGCTTCCCTTTGAGCTTGAAGATACTGAAGTTGCAAGGGCTCACTGTGACATCCGATACACTTTCAAGACTACCCAACCTTGAAGAACTGACTCTAGAACACGGAATCATCGAGGAGGGGAAAGAATGGAACATGGAAGATCATGTCGCTTTCCAGAATCTCAAATCTCTAAAATTGTCTTGTCTG aaTGGAAGGTTGATGCAGAGAAATCCTTTTCCGTGCTCGAGAAACTATTTATATGTGGATGTGATAAGCTTATGGAGATCCCAGACAGTTTTGGAGATATTGCGTCATTAA
- the LOC101268870 gene encoding putative late blight resistance protein homolog R1A-3 isoform X5, translated as MDIGKENEGEIERLGSNSLVSSALLREDIVDLKDFIQGLKNEQDQVEELKFLLACLQLCYYISDAEMSCISYEVHDLVQSLFHQSSGDDMMVKLTDHVVPRLLENITSFKISDHHHSAAMNEDQLDELLDVLLVNLHNLPKVRAELISPSITQYELLKNVFGNLRDFHRLKVNGCVHEFETIEYVLPQFQLMAERVGHFCFVLLSYHIDKTDEVNSMLVHLLLKIIPVSLDAMHLCCTNLKASKSEEVGFFIKHLLEASPDILRESLLHLQEHMVINALTPRASTCNIHVMIEFLLIILTDGLKAVIRHDKLFVLLARVIQLTKEVFVFFRNLEENMNEASGSNLNLLENIELLKVDLKNDFLKARADSSQLPFPMSDGPLFMTLLLTNLKDLAYSNAYSVSLIKEEIKQVKQDLEIIRSLFAYAEQELHKDLWTRVLDVAHEAEHVFNSILARDNGLVQLFFMLPDTVEKIKLVKKEVQEKLPKSSSIIVANAPKNPVERNSSSTVGKIIVGYEEETEWIIRKLTSGPAELDVISIVGMPGIGKTTLAYRLYNHKSIVDHYDVCAWCTVDQERNEKKLLQKIFNQVKGLEERSSENDIDDDVADKLRRRLCGQRYLIVLDDMWDTATLDELMRPFPEFHKGSRVILTSRKKEVALHGKCHTDPLYLRLLRSEESWELSEKKVFGEGRCPDELEDVEKRIARKCDGLPLVVDLIGGVISRKEKKEALWAEVLNDLSSSIFKDEEKVLKVIQLSYDHLSDHVKPCLVYLATYPKDKDIRMSELKDLWISQGLEMRSAEEVVDELISSSLVIPFDDSIFKIHDLVHDFCYIKSRKEKLFHFIGSSKPPYSSSSLDLMPRGVIIRGDTDLFDFDECFAPFDPEMKNPYVKHLLSLKVDDVTLHRKSSLKHLRLLKNLDLCGIKLPDSLLNEIGMLVHLKYLKIMMKAKVLPPSFSNLCNLETLMVNNGDLSCMMLSPCFFSLAMLRVVQMNLDAVFDPVITVLNEDLRLENLTTLHNLYLPGSEDMEDIFKRFPNLKNLQVCIREQIPEKIRFPRLDVLNELEQLIFSNSSRNPFAEYTHGFPLSLKILKLQGLTVTSDTLSRLPNLEELTLEHGIIEEGKEWNMEDHVAFQNLKSLKLSCLNGRLMQRNPFPCSRNYLYVDVISLWRSQTVLEILRH; from the exons ATGGATataggaaaagaaaatgaaggagAAATAGAGAGATTAGGAAGCAACTCATTG GTATCATCTGCTCTACTTCGCGAGGACATTGTCGATCTTAAGGATTTCATACAAGGGTTAAAGAATGAACAAGATCAAGTTGAAGAGCTGAAATTTTTGTTGGCATGTTTACAGCTATGTTATTACATTTCCGATGCTGAAATGTCCTGCATATCATATGAGGTTCATGATCTGGTTCAATCACTTTTTCATCAGAGTAGTGGAGATGACATGATGGTTAAATTAACGGATCATGTCGTTCCTCGCCTCCTTGAAAACATCACAAGTTTTAAAATCTCAGATCATCATCATTCTGCTGCCATGAATGAGGATCAGTTGGATGAACTTTTGGACGTGCTCCTCGTGAATCTCCATAACCTACCCAAGGTTCGTGCTGAGTTGATTTCCCCTTCAATTACTCAATATGAGCTTCTTAAGAATGTGTTTGGAAATTTACGAGATTTCCATAGGTTGAAAGTAAATGGTTGTGTtcatgagtttgagacaatcgAATATGTCTTACCGCAGTTTCAACTTATGGCGGAGAGAGTTGGAcacttctgttttgtacttttGTCTTATCATATTGATAAAACAGATGAAGTCAATTCCATGCTGGTCCATCTACTTTTGAAGATAATTCCGGTTTCACTGGATGCTATGCACCTATGTTGTACAAATTTGAAAGCTTCAAAGTCGGAAGAAGTTGGATTTTTCATCAAGCACCTCCTAGAAGCCTCTCCGGACATTCTTAGAGAATCTCTGCTTCATCTACAAGAGCACATGGTGATTAATGCTCTTACTCCTAGAGCTTCAACATGTAACATTCATGTCATGATAGAGTTCCTATTGATTATTCTTACTGATGGGCTCAAGGCCGTTATTCGTCATGACAAATTGTTTGTTCTCTTGGCACGTGTTATACAACTTACCAAGGAGGTATTTGTTTTTTTCCGTAACTTAGAAGAGAACATGAATGAAGCAAGTGGTTCAAATCTAAACTTGCTGGAAAACATTGAACTCCTGAAGGTTGATCTCAAGAATGATTTCTTAAAAGCTCGTGCAGACTCGTCTCAGCTCCCCTTCCCCATGAGTGATGGTCCGCTCTTCATGACTCTTCTGCTCACAAACTTAAAAGACTTGGCCTATTCCAATGCTTATTCAGTTTCTTTgataaaagaagaaattaagCAGGTGAAACAAGACCTGGAAATCATAAGATCGTTGTTCGCTTATGCTGAGCAAGAGTTGCATAAAGATCTTTGGACTCGTGTTTTAGATGTGGCACATGAGGCGGAACATGTCTTTAACTCAATTCTTGCCCGAGATAATGGTCTAGTTCAGCTTTTCTTCATGCTTCCTGATACCGTAGAAAAGATCAAGCTTGTCAAAAAAGAGGTGCAAGAGAAGCTCCCCAAGAGCAGCAGCATTATTGTTGCAAATGCTCCCAAAAATCCGGTTGAAAGAAACTCATCGAGTACAGTTGGTAAAATAATCGTAGGTTATGAGGAGGAGACAGAGTGGATAATTAGGAAGCTCACCAGTGGACCAGCTGAGTTAGATGTCATTTCCATAGTCGGCATGCCAGGGATTGGAAAAACTACTTTGGCTTACAGATTGTATAATCATAAGTCCATTGTTGATCATTACGATGTTTGTGCTTGGTGCACAGTCGACCAGGAACGTAATGAGAAAAAGTTGTTGCAGAAAATTTTCAATCAAGTTAAAGGTTTGGAAGAAAGATCCAGTGAGAATGACATAGATGATGACGTTGCTGATAAGCTGCGGAGACGACTATGTGGACAAAGGTACCTTATTGTCTTGGATGACATGTGGGATACTGCGACATTGGATGAACTAATGAGACCTTTTCCTGAATTTCATAAAGGAAGCAGAGTGATTTTAACAAGTCGGAAAAAGGAAGTTGCTTTGCATGGAAAATGCCACACTGATCCTCTTTATCTTCGATTGCTAAGATCAGAAGAAAGTTGGGAGTTATCAGAGAAAAAGGTATTCGGAGAAGGACGTTGCCCAGATGAACTAGAGGATGTCGAAAAAAGGATAGCTCGAAAGTGTGATGGTCTTCCTTTAGTAGTTGATCTAATCGGTGGAGTCATTTCAAGGAAGGAAAAGAAAGAGGCTTTGTGGGCTGAGGTTCTGAATGATTTGAGTTCCTCTATTTTTAAGGATGAAGAGAAAGTGTTGAAGGTTATACAAttaagttatgaccatttgtcAGATCACGTGAAGCCGTGTTTGGTTTATCTTGCAACTTATCCAAAGGACAAAGATATAAGGATGTCTGAGTTGAAAGATTTGTGGATTTCTCAAGGACTTGAGATGAGAAGTGCAGAAGAAGTAGTGGATGAGTTAATTTCAAGTAGTTTGGTGATACCTTTCGATGAttctattttcaaaattcatgatcttgTGCATGACTTTTGTTATATAAAATCTAGAAAGGAAAAGTTGTTTCACTTCATAGGAAGTTCAAAACCTCCgtattcctcttcttctttggATCTTATGCCACGTGGAGTTATCATTCGTGGTGATACAGATCTCTTTGATTTCGATGAATGTTTTGCTCCATTTGATCCAGAAATGAAGAATCCTTATGTTAAACACCTCCTCTCTCTGAAGGTCGATGATGTAACTCTTCACAGAAAAAGTAGCCTAAAACACTTGAGGCTTCTCAAAAATTTGGATTTGTGCGGCATAAAATTGCCAGATTCTTTGCTGAATGAAATCGGTATGCTCGttcatttgaagtacttaaaaATTATGATGAAGGCAAAAGTTCTCCCTCCGTCATTTTCAAATCTCTGCAATCTAGAAACTCTCATGGTGAATAACGGGGATCTGTCATGCATGATGCTATCACCTTGTTTTTTCAGTCTCGCAATGCTACGAGTTGTGCAGATGAATTTGGATGCTGTGTTTGATCCGGTCATCACTGTGTTAAATGAGGATTTAAGGTTAGAAAATTTGACAACATTACATAATCTCTACCTTCCCGGTTCAGAAGACATGGAGGATATTTTCAAAAGGTTTCCTAATCTTAAAAACCTTCAAGTCTGTATCAGAGAACAAATACCAGAGAAGATACGTTTTCCAAGATTGGATGTCCTTAATGAACTTGAACAACTCATTTTCTCTAATTCTTCTCGGAATCCATTCGCTGAATATACACATGGCTTCCCTTTGAGCTTGAAGATACTGAAGTTGCAAGGGCTCACTGTGACATCCGATACACTTTCAAGACTACCCAACCTTGAAGAACTGACTCTAGAACACGGAATCATCGAGGAGGGGAAAGAATGGAACATGGAAGATCATGTCGCTTTCCAGAATCTCAAATCTCTAAAATTGTCTTGTCTG aaTGGAAGGTTGATGCAGAGAAATCCTTTTCCGTGCTCGAGAAACTATTTATATGTGGATGTGATAAGCTTATGGAGATCCCAGACAGTTTTGGAGATATTGCGTCATTAA